ATAAGCCCATTAATTATGATAAATTCACCGTAAATAATTAACTCAATAAGAGAACCTAATTAGCGAAATTAAGGTAATGGAATCTTAGGTAGAAAGCCACTGAATATTATTGAGAAGATGATAATGTCACGCTAGGGTTGGTGCCTTAATACGCAACTCAATCATTCTTTGCTATATACTCATTTTAAGAAATAACAACTCAAGATAGGTTGTGTGGCATCCCAAATAGCCATCCATATGTACatagatgtgtgtgtgtgtgtgtatatgtgtgtgtgtgtgtgtgtatatatatatgtatgattGATGACTACATCTATATATCTCTTTATCTATttacaataagaaataaaattcaaatttttgtacaaagaaaatctTATAAAAAATGGAAACTAAATTACTCACGCCAACGCGCCTAGCATATATATATGGAGGATAGGCGTACATAAACTTAATTTGCTGAAATTCAAGCACATAAACTTAAATCCTTGAATacttgtctctctctctcctttggTTTGCGAGATCATCAggaaagagagtgagagagagaaagagagagagagagagagagagagaacatggCTGCCTTGAATTGGCTTCTTAATTCAGCATGCCACGTTCTATTACACCCAATCAAGGACTCTAATATGGCGGGAAATCCAGGTAATCTTGATGGAGGTGATCACGGTGCGACTGCGATGGGGATGAGGAAGAAGGTGGTTTCTAATTGTTCATCAGGGTTTCAGATGCCTCTTCATTACCCTCGCTACACAAAGGTGGACTACGGGAAGATGGAGGAGTGGAAGATTGACCTGCTTCTCCGTCAATACGGGCTTGGTTTTGAGGGCAACCTTTATCAGAAGAGGGATTATGCAATGGGAGCTTTCTTGTGGCCTGATCAATGTTGATGACCTCAATAATCATCTCTCTAGCTAGCTAGATAGCTTGCTAGTTGGACACGTCACACATCGTAAGGGATCATAATTGGTTTATTTAACTATATGTGATGTGATGTGAGACGTGAGCGCATGCATGGCGTTTTATTATAGGGTTCCATTCTCTGTATAAAATAAGCATAAAGAGCCTAGTCATCATGTGAGAGTCTATCTATATGTAATGttgatgcattattttatgCGCTTCGGTGTGTGTATATGCAATTTGGTGGTATCTTGCACGTAGTTAATTACATTATGTATGGATGCAATCTAGTGATATACTAATTTATGTATGTAATATGGTAATTCCCCTACTAATTGAAACATTTAAGGTGGCTTTAGCTTATATGGTAATCAATTTCATGATTAATTTAGCTTACATGATAATTAGCATTATGCATATCCAAACCACAGCATCCCAGATCTTTCttcctttcaaattttcaattttttattctaTCCTTGAACTTCAGTGTAGACTATAATCATGGCTAACTACTGGTAATACCATCACAAGGAAAAATAGATAAATAATATTTTGACTTTCCTTTGTTGTCAATACTAAACTTAAAATTTGAAACCGACCTCACAAAGAAATTTGAAAGAAGTAATCACGTTACAAATTCAAACTATGTGGTTGTGCGACTAcacacacataaaaaaaaaatccctcaAATCCCTTTTATCCCATTGATACACGTGAGAGTGACACCACATATACAACCGTTGTACACAAAATTTTCCTTGTGCAACTGGAGGTGTATTCAAATAATACATATACAATGAATTAAGGGTGCAACGACTGTATGGGGTGTCTAAAAATTCCTGGTCAAGCTTCTCATCTAGCTATAGCTTGCTTTTGTTAATCAACTTATGCCACAGAATCAGTGATGATCCCTCAAATTAGCTTGTATTTTGTTTTCCTTGATTTTCTTTTGAGAGCAAATATTAGTGGTTGACTAGAAATTTTTTAGCTTTTATTTGGGGTTCTATAACTTCTATTCCCATGTAGTGGTACTGGTGGCAGCTAGAAACTTCAGAgcaataattatttaattaacgcGGGATATCTTCCTTCTTTTATGTTTGATGCTTTCAGAAGGGTCTCGTGCAGGGCAAAGGGAATTTGATTTCAACTGATTTGGGTTTCCCCTAGCGCCCATGCATATATACATTAACCAAGGCCATTTTTGTAAATTAACTCAGAGCCGATGAAACTGTACCAAGTTTTAGGACTACCATAAATAGCAACCACAGTTCAAATCTGTAagcaatcacacacacacacacacatatatatatggatcATCAAAGTAGTGAGGATCAGAAGCTCCAAGCTATTGACAAATTCATCAACAATAAGTACCATGCCAAGCTGTTTATGATAAGGACATTGAAGTTTGTAGTCTCAGTGTCTTTGctgtgcttgtttctttttgtaacATCATCAGGTTTTTGTTTACTTCCCGATTCTTCCAATCAGGTCAATGCCTATTTCTCCACATTGCTTTTGTCAATCTTTACCCACACCCTTGACAGGAAGTACATGTTTCTTATTTGTAATGGAATCCTTGCTTTTCTTGCAAAAACTTCGATTAATTCTTGCGGTTGCAGTTATAATGATGAATCCGATGAGCTTATGTCCGACCTCGGTGGAAAGTCTTCAACATCATCATCAGTTAATTCTAACTTATCTGAGATTGGGTCGTCTCTCGGCCAGGATGACATCGCTTATGTGGCTgacgaaggagaagaagaaccaACGTCGActtcagaagaagaagaagttggaCAACTACAAGATctagaaaaacaacaaaatggTTCGTTATATACAGAGAACCATGAAGAAATGCAGCCTGAAGCTTTCATTgcagcagcagaagaagtcggTCTGTCTTTGATGGAGCAAGGAGGAGAAGAAATGGAAACACAAGAGCTAGCAACAAATGTTGACGTTGGAGATGATCAGTACGGCTCGAAGATGAGCAGTACAGATGAATTGAACAAGAAATTCGAAGAGTTTATAAGAAAAATGAAGGAGGAAATCAGGATTGAAGCCCAACGCCAGCCCATTATTGCCGCTTAATTAAGGGGATCTTAGTTTTTGTccaaaagctgaagctgcatcTGTGCTGTAAGGCATGTTTTGTCTAGTTTGTAAACTGAttgcatcatcatcatcatcatcatcatcatcatcatgttTAATAGTTTCCTTAATTATTGTATCTAGACTTGATAGTACTAGAACGTCCCTTTTATGTTCTTGTTTCCATCGtctattatattattttcatgTTAATTAAATATGAGTCATATACCCTGGACTAAGTCTATCACCTCATATTGAACTATTTGAGTATATCTCtcgaataaataaataaattgtctTTAATGTGTTTTTAGCCATTTACACAGATACAAATCCACTAatgaactaattaattaatgttaCGAATTCCAAGTCTTTACATTTATCATTGGTGCATTTACACGCATTTAGACTAATTTTGGTCATTGAAATATTGCACGTTTGCACCTTATCATGCTGAATAAGAGAGAATAATATGAAGTGGGCTCATTCAGTTCTTTTGATGAATTGAATGGCCAAAATTAGTCTAAATGCGTGTAAATACACGGATGGTGAATGTAAAGACTTGAGATCCATTTATCATTAAATTTGACAAACTGGCAAATTATTAggatattaaattattaatggATTGGATGTTAGGATATTAAATTAACGGATTGGATGGCCATGTTTTCATTCCATGGCAAATTGGTTTTTGCCTTTTTGTCATCTACAAGTTTTCGGAGTGTGAAAACCGACCATTCGATGCGCTTCAACTTTTGTGACTACAAATAATCAAATATACTTTCACTTTCGTTGTTGCTTTCTATATACACTGTTAAGATGACTAATATCACCGACACTTCGGACTCTCTCGATCTCTTCTCTTTCCCTGTAGGGTAGTGTACTGTACGTAGGGGCCCCTATCCAATGTTGATCGATGAAATTGGTTGGCGTCACCAtgccaattcaatcaattatgAAGGGAAAAACCTAGAACTAGATGGGGCAAATCATGAGTAGGAATGTCCGACCACAACAATCTCTCACAAGAAAAAGACTCCCTGCATTGGAGGTGGAATCAGCGTGGAGCTGGGCGGTAACCCGGTACAAGGGATCTCCGTTATTGTGAGACGATGACAAGATGCGAGCGGCAATTGCCCAAAAAAATGTGTCATGCCAGCAGTTCCAGTACTGTTTGCCGCAATCTATTAGTACAAGCAATTAGCTTGGTTGCACACTTGAGGCACCCACCATAATCAAATGTGCATTATAAACCTAAAGGCTTCGTAAGCTATCCAGAAAGAATGGGCAAGAGCACAAAAACTAGAAGAAACTCTGCTTTACTAACTAAATTTTACCAATGTATATACAGAGTACATCACCTTAGGTAAGTACCTCTCTCCACATCCTCTGTGTGTTGTGAATCTTATCATATCATACATCAGCAAGTTACAAAGTCTATTTTCAAGGTGCTTCTGAATTCTGATTATCCCTTCTCAACATGTTAACACTTTTCCGCTTGAAACAAGAGAAATCGGATGCAAAGTCATATTGTCCCATCGCCTTTCCTCGGGATCATAACTTCCTTACATCTGACTGTACTCTCAATTCCACAAAGCATGTTGCAGTTGCATTTGCTACCAATACAGTACACATGACCTACTGCAGCTTCAAATTAGGGGAAAATGTCAGATCCATAGCTACTCCTTCACATTCTGGCATATTTCTAACCTCATTAAGAATCCTTGTGAGCTGTGTTGTCAATTCCCTGCGAACATAATCAGAACGCTCCTTTGTAATTGATGATTCTGTTAACAGGGTATCAGTAAGGCATTGATAATCTTGAAACCATTCCTCATCACTAGTCCGAGCAATGTGGTCATCGTAATAATCAAGCGAGCCTTCTTTCCGCCATCTATTTAAACAGTATTTGTCAGGAAGCTGAAAGTAGTTCTTGACTACATACACACGTAGAGAATGTCTGCATAACAATCCTGAAGATTCAAACTCTTTAAAGGAACACTGGACCTGTTCCTCTTCTGGTATCCATATCACAAGACGCTCTCCCTCAATCTTCTTAAAATGCTGCACAAGATATGACCCATTGGCCATTTCAGATACAGCATATTGCATGGCGAGCACAAGTTCATGCTGGAAAGCATTGAAGGCAAAAGGCGTCAAAATACTCCTCGCGTGCTCTTCAATAGGAATGCTTGTTTTAATATGCATATACTGCATCTCTCGATGTGACTGATTTTGAAAATTGGCAGAAATACCAACCTACAAGGTGTTCAAGCATAAGAAACCATACCAATTAAAGAATTGCAGGCATAAATCAAGAATAAAAGTTATTAACCAATATACCTGCTCGAAAAAGCTACGCAAATATGTATGTGCACTGAAAATTCCTTTGAAAAATGCATCTACAAACTTTGAATATGTTGTCGTTGCCATACAAGCAACAAGTAACCCTTAATATGGGATTGAGCCCAGGATTCCCGGAATGAATAAAGTAAAGCAATATGTTTATCACTAGTAAGCCCAAACATTGAAATCGTTTGATTCCACTGAAGCTCAAAATCCTCTGTACTCTCCAGCCGatataactcatcaaactcAGATTTAAATTCCATACAGCGTGGTCCAAGTGAAACAGAGAACCAGCTAGATATCTTGGGAAGAATATCCCAAATGGAAATGACATGCTTAGTGCCTGGTAATTCACTTCTTGTTGCATCTCTAAGCTCAGGATCGAGATCAGTTAGAACTGTTTGTGGGAATCTCCCTCTCATGAAATGAACAAAAGTCTGTATGAAAGAAGTAAAAAACATTGTAAGTGGACAGATACAAAGACACAACaataataacaacaacaaagccttttcccactaagtggggtcggctatgtgaatcctagaacaccattgcgctcggttttgtgttatgtcctccgttagatccaagtactttaagtcttttcttaggatctcttccaaagttttcctaggtcttcctctacccctttggccctgaacctctgtcccgtagtcacaccttcgaactggagcgtcagtaggccttctttgcacatgtccaacccactcattcctaatcttatcctttctcgtgagcCCACACCCCCAACAAAGCAtcatcatctccgctacacccatttttgtgtacgtgttgatgcttcaccgcccaacattctgtgccatacagcatcgccgaccttattgccgtcctataaaattttcccttgagcttcagtggcatacgacggtcacacaacacgccggatgtaCTTTTCCACACAAATACAAAGACACAGCTAATCTAAAATCAGTAAAGTGGGTGTATTGGAAGCAAACCTGAAAAGCCCACGAGAAGGAATGCGGTGTTtcatcttgcaaaagaacacaACCAAAGAAAATGGTCCTTCCATGGTTGTCAATGCCAAGCCATGCTCCAAAAAGCACGCCATATGTGATTGACTGATATGAAGTGTCAAAATAAACTGCATCACCAAACATAGTGTATGCATGGACTGAATCACCATACGACCATGCAATGTGTTCAACCTTATCATTCTCGTCAACTGTAAAATCATAAACAAAATCTTCATCCGCTTCTTTTGTCCCTTTGCATGCCTCAAGAAGTTCCAATGTATCATTCTCCCGTTTTTCAGTGAGCAAAGCATCATTTTCTTGGACAACTTTCTTACGGTTTTGAACAAAATTTCTAACGAGTCCCTCTCTAAAAAGGGTAACTGTCCACCTTGAATCCCCTTTTCCAACTCCAACGCCTTCACTACGTGGTGTATGGGGAACCCAGCTTTAGAAAGTAATAGTATCCGCTCTTGATCAGCCTCATGAATTTTACAATAAGCAGGAAGCAGTCGCACTTGGTCATCTTAAAAAAATTCATGGTTATGGACATTACTGAATTGCACAACAAACCATTCAGAAACTCCATCAACGACCTCCTTGGACAAATACATTTTTACATCGCATCCACAGCGGACTGACTTCCTATCCCTGTGGTGCTACCCTGTAGGCTTCTTCTTCATGGGTGCAAACCCCGAACGATAACAAACAAAGTCACGCATATAAATATCCAATTGTGGGCTAAGTCAAGAGCGCTCTTTCCTAATTGAGAAACCGTTTTCCCTAGCGAAACTGCCATAATACTCAAACGCGTCATCGTCGCTCTTAAACACCATTCCAACATAGGGGGAAACCATAGCTTCCGATGCCATACTATCATTCTTAACCAATTGGGATGCTATGGATGATGCCTCTTCAGAGTCTCCCTCATATGTCACATAGCATTTCCAATCCCCACAGGGGCATTGCTGCCGCCTAATCCATATGTTTCTCGATGGGATAGAAGTCATTAattaaacttcaaaatcaactCCCAGTTTCCCACTCCAAGACCCAACCTTCAGCTACTCTAAAAATCTTTTGAGTGACCCAGAAAGCTAGCTCGCAGTATAACCACAAACcctttaacaaaataaaaaattgaaagcaaTCAGAAATGGCCTCTTCTAATTGTTAGGATATACACTATAACAACATATGCAACCAAATGGCACAGAGACGGAAAAGGGGTTTAACATGACAGATTGGAGAAAGAAAATCAGACCCAGAAAACTAAAAAGATAACAATTTtgagaaatatatcaaatggaatAAAAGAGCAAGGACGGAAGGGGATGATGATGAATCACGTACCCAGTGAAAGAATGACTACGAGAGAGGGAATCTGTGCTAAAACCCTTGTTCCGTCTTCAGCTTCCTCCGCACAGCTGAGTGTCCCTGTTCCGTTCTCCTTTTTTTTCCAGTTGCGATGACACAGAATTTCACAAGTAATGAGAGCAAATTAAATGGGTCGGGCCTGTTTTCCAGTCTGAATTGGATCCGATGTCTTACCCAGCCCTTCTATTGTCTAATGACTGTTTCCGTAAGAGCAAACCAGCGTTTTcggcttagtttttttttatatatttttaacaaatgatattttttataatttatagtaAGAGAGAGAGGATAGGAtgacgagaatcaaacttaagactTCTAACTCTACTAGACCGTGCTACTAAGTGGTTCGGCCTCATTTGTTTGTGAAAAGGGGATTGGCTTGAATAAAATTATTAACTCTATTAAAAGATATTTTGAACAAATAAATGAGTAATAATTCATATTTTGTCTAAATCGAAGgttatttttattgaaaaaatgaaTATTATTCGGTAATTACTTTCATTGAAGAACAAAAAAGAGTAAGTGaagataaaaactaaaaaagacAAAGGTATCAAACAATACCTTTGTACCTTTGTAAGACGAAATAAAGCGCTTGAAATAGAATAGTTGGAACAAACTTCAGACGTATACTTTTGGCGTGATGAGAAGTGGACAAGTAAGAGTCAATCATGCGACGCGTCCAAGTGGATTTGAAATGCCACTAAGTCGCTTAGCGGTCTAAATCCACCCAGGTGGAAGCACCAGAGTGATTCTTGGTTGCTTCTTTGCCACTGTGTAACTACGAAACAGAAAATATTAGTAAAGTTTCTTGcattttttctttgcttggtgaTTGGTAATGATATGTTCAGCATGCATTTATTTTCTCAGTTTCTTCTTTCTGACGGGTATCCAATCATTCCGCGTTTCTTTGATTGAGGCAAATATTGGATTAAGATCTTGAGGCTTCTGAGATACTTTTAATCGTCTTTTTCTTTCTGCTCAGTGTCATTTAGGTAAGGTAGCAAGaaattgaattttatttttatgtcttTAGAAACAGAATGT
This genomic interval from Malus domestica chromosome 05, GDT2T_hap1 contains the following:
- the LOC103434411 gene encoding uncharacterized protein → MAALNWLLNSACHVLLHPIKDSNMAGNPGNLDGGDHGATAMGMRKKVVSNCSSGFQMPLHYPRYTKVDYGKMEEWKIDLLLRQYGLGFEGNLYQKRDYAMGAFLWPDQC